The Rhodococcus triatomae genome includes a window with the following:
- the holA gene encoding DNA polymerase III subunit delta, which yields MSETALSPVHLVLGEEEFLVERAVSGLVGQVRSAVGQGSDVPVDRMRAGDAVAAELAELLSPSLFAEDRVVVLEAAAEAGKDAAALVLDAAGDPPLGVVLVVLHSGGGRAKSMVGALEKLGAQVHPCTKLKTGEHVGFVRAEFRELGVRVAPEVAQTVVEAVGSNLRELAAATSQLVADTGGKVDVAAVQRYYSGRAEVSGFDVADKAVEGDRAGALEALRWATLRGVPHVLLADALADAVHSLAKVGSAGAGDPFRMASSLGMPPWKIKKMQRVVRGWTSESVGQAMQIVAVLNADVKGGAADADYALESAVGRVASLRAV from the coding sequence GTGAGCGAAACTGCGCTGTCTCCCGTGCACCTGGTCCTGGGGGAGGAGGAGTTCCTCGTCGAACGCGCCGTGTCCGGCCTGGTCGGGCAGGTGCGCTCGGCGGTCGGTCAGGGGTCGGACGTCCCGGTCGATCGGATGCGCGCGGGCGACGCTGTCGCGGCGGAGCTGGCGGAGTTGCTCAGCCCCTCGCTGTTCGCCGAGGACCGGGTCGTGGTGCTCGAGGCCGCCGCCGAGGCAGGCAAGGACGCCGCGGCCCTCGTCCTGGATGCGGCCGGTGATCCGCCACTCGGAGTGGTGCTCGTCGTGCTGCATTCCGGTGGGGGCCGAGCGAAGTCGATGGTGGGGGCACTCGAGAAGCTGGGTGCCCAGGTCCACCCCTGCACCAAGCTCAAGACGGGCGAGCACGTCGGATTCGTCCGTGCCGAGTTCCGCGAACTCGGCGTCCGGGTCGCGCCCGAGGTGGCCCAGACGGTGGTGGAAGCGGTGGGATCGAACCTGCGGGAACTGGCCGCGGCCACGTCCCAGCTCGTCGCGGACACCGGAGGCAAGGTCGACGTCGCGGCGGTCCAGCGGTACTACTCGGGCCGGGCCGAGGTGTCCGGATTCGACGTCGCGGACAAGGCCGTCGAGGGTGACAGGGCCGGGGCGTTGGAGGCGCTGCGATGGGCGACGCTGCGTGGAGTTCCGCACGTGTTGCTGGCCGACGCGCTGGCCGACGCCGTCCACTCACTGGCGAAGGTGGGCTCCGCCGGTGCGGGGGACCCGTTCCGGATGGCGTCCTCGCTGGGAATGCCGCCGTGGAAGATCAAGAAGATGCAGCGTGTGGTGCGGGGATGGACGTCGGAATCGGTGGGGCAGGCGATGCAGATCGTCGCCGTCCTCAACGCGGACGTCAAGGGTGGAGCCGCCGACGCCGACTACGCGCTCGAATCGGCGGTGGGCAGGGTGGCCTCGTTGCGCGCCGTGTGA
- a CDS encoding DUF3558 family protein, translating to MNRKLAALCLSLLVIAGCSQMTDESDAVQTSVAEIRVSPRETLTETTPSEVFEGVDPCSLASEDEAELFAGGLDTTPERQGGARNEAGSDGCKWGSNVVSIKFTLSPFGSTNDEGTTTLTQALGRPVDRVGIDPEVCSVELPYSDRRVVQVSVVPAPHLFERTPVTEENSICHQALPFLHDIIDRVDRVWG from the coding sequence ATGAATCGGAAACTGGCAGCTCTATGCTTGAGCCTTCTGGTGATTGCCGGATGTTCACAGATGACGGACGAGTCAGATGCAGTGCAGACGAGCGTGGCCGAGATCAGGGTGTCGCCGCGCGAAACTCTGACGGAAACAACGCCTTCCGAGGTATTCGAGGGAGTAGACCCTTGCAGTCTGGCCAGTGAAGATGAAGCGGAGCTTTTCGCCGGAGGTTTGGATACGACGCCAGAGCGGCAAGGTGGGGCCAGAAACGAAGCCGGAAGTGACGGGTGCAAGTGGGGTTCGAACGTCGTGTCGATCAAATTCACACTGAGCCCTTTCGGGTCAACCAACGACGAAGGCACGACGACCTTGACGCAGGCACTCGGTCGGCCAGTTGATCGCGTTGGCATCGACCCCGAGGTCTGTTCTGTCGAGCTTCCGTATTCGGATCGGCGGGTCGTCCAAGTTTCGGTGGTTCCCGCACCGCATCTGTTCGAGCGCACGCCGGTGACCGAGGAGAACTCGATATGTCATCAAGCCCTGCCATTTCTCCACGACATCATCGACCGGGTCGATCGGGTATGGGGATAG
- a CDS encoding ComEC/Rec2 family competence protein — protein MPPADPVPGERSTSVLDLRLVPFAAAAWIGTGVALVAGATAAAVLAGLASVGAAVVVGVSCARSGHRMSAEVPVTAFVLVAAAVFASCFAGTAAVRVHVAETGLVAHLARAGATATVTVVLVDDPKLPASSSPGRQVMVLARAISVSTAEGSHPAGGAVTVFAPAAGWDELVPGQVVTVRARLNTSARAGMTVAILRVSGPPADVAPPPPHQRWAAEVRTRLAAAAADALPTDAAGLLPGLVVGDTSAQLPQTRTDFTASGLAHLTAVSGANVSILLGAVLLVVRAVGVGPRAGALLAGVALVAFVVVARPSPSVLRAAAMGTVALLALVVGRRKQALPALAASVIVLLAVWPSLAVDYGFALSVSATAALVVIAPVWVQWLRVRGWPRAPAEILAVSTAACVVTAPLVAAMSGTVSLVSVAANVAVAPVVAMVTVVGAVGALVALLHAGAAAMVLTTAGPPLWWILEVASRTAGLPSATVAVPDGLAGAAVTLAVLVLLVVGWWRRGSPSAVCLTCLALLTLVRALPPG, from the coding sequence GTGCCACCCGCCGATCCCGTGCCCGGGGAGCGGAGCACCTCGGTGCTCGACCTCCGGTTGGTGCCCTTCGCTGCCGCGGCGTGGATCGGAACGGGCGTGGCCCTGGTCGCGGGCGCCACGGCTGCGGCCGTCCTCGCGGGTCTGGCGTCCGTCGGCGCCGCGGTCGTGGTGGGCGTGAGCTGCGCGCGGTCCGGCCACAGGATGTCGGCCGAGGTTCCGGTCACGGCGTTCGTGCTCGTCGCGGCGGCAGTCTTCGCGTCGTGTTTCGCCGGAACCGCCGCCGTCCGGGTACACGTGGCCGAGACGGGCCTGGTGGCGCATCTCGCCCGTGCGGGAGCCACCGCGACGGTGACGGTGGTCCTCGTCGACGATCCGAAGTTGCCTGCCTCGTCGTCGCCCGGCCGCCAGGTGATGGTTCTCGCCCGGGCGATCTCGGTGTCCACCGCGGAAGGAAGCCACCCCGCCGGGGGTGCGGTCACGGTGTTCGCCCCTGCCGCCGGATGGGACGAGTTGGTGCCCGGGCAGGTGGTGACCGTCCGCGCCCGCCTGAACACGTCCGCGCGTGCCGGGATGACGGTGGCGATCCTGCGTGTGAGTGGGCCACCGGCGGACGTGGCCCCGCCACCCCCACACCAGCGGTGGGCCGCGGAGGTACGTACCCGGCTCGCGGCGGCCGCGGCGGACGCGCTGCCCACCGACGCCGCGGGTCTGCTACCCGGCCTGGTGGTCGGCGACACCTCCGCCCAGCTTCCGCAGACTCGGACGGACTTCACCGCCTCGGGCCTGGCCCACCTGACCGCGGTGTCCGGGGCGAACGTGAGCATCCTGCTCGGGGCGGTCCTACTGGTGGTGCGGGCGGTGGGGGTGGGGCCGCGGGCGGGCGCGCTTCTCGCAGGGGTCGCACTCGTGGCGTTCGTGGTGGTCGCGCGTCCGTCGCCCAGTGTGCTGCGTGCCGCGGCGATGGGCACCGTGGCGCTGCTCGCACTCGTCGTGGGCCGCCGCAAGCAGGCCCTGCCGGCGCTCGCGGCCTCGGTGATCGTGTTGCTCGCCGTATGGCCTTCGCTCGCGGTGGACTACGGATTCGCGTTGTCGGTCTCGGCCACCGCGGCACTCGTCGTGATCGCGCCGGTCTGGGTGCAGTGGCTGCGGGTGCGCGGCTGGCCCCGGGCTCCCGCCGAGATCCTCGCCGTCTCGACCGCGGCCTGCGTGGTGACCGCTCCGTTGGTCGCCGCCATGTCCGGCACCGTCAGTCTCGTGTCGGTGGCGGCGAACGTCGCGGTGGCCCCGGTGGTGGCGATGGTCACGGTGGTCGGTGCGGTCGGAGCGCTGGTCGCCCTGCTCCATGCCGGTGCGGCGGCGATGGTGCTCACGACGGCGGGGCCTCCGTTGTGGTGGATCCTCGAGGTGGCGAGCCGCACCGCGGGCCTGCCGTCCGCGACCGTCGCCGTCCCCGACGGACTCGCCGGAGCCGCGGTGACCCTGGCTGTGCTCGTTCTGCTGGTTGTCGGCTGGTGGCGGCGAGGCTCGCCGTCGGCGGTGTGCCTGACCTGCCTCGCGCTGTTGACGCTCGTCCGGGCGCTGCCGCCCGGGTGA